caggtgGCCCAGGCGGTGGGCCTTCGAAGCTTGCGTCGAGACCCGCGCCGGAGCGTCGAGCTGTACCACAGCCTACGCGCCAGCCAGCCGCAGCACAGCCGACACCAACCCCAAGGGCCGTCCCCCAGCCTGTTGCGTCTATTGCAGCCTCGCATTCACGCAATTCATCAAGCGCATCCGCAAGGGCACCGCCACccccaccgccaccaccgcctgcCGCGGCGGCAGGACCAAAGAAGGCAAAGGTCTTGTACGACTTCAACAGCGATAGTAGCGGCATGTTATCAATCCGTGCGGGCGAACTCATCCAGATTATGTCGAAAGAAGGGAATGGTCGGTTTTTtccccctccatcatctAACCATATAGACAGCTAACTTCTCCTAGGCTGGTGGCTATGCATGAACCTCGAGACCTCAGCCCAAGGCTGGACCCCCGAAGCTTACCTAGAGGAGCAAGCTGCTCCCGCACCAAAACCcacacctccccctcctcctccagtcgCTCCCCGAGCAAGCCCAACACCGGTGAACGGATCAGCCACCGTCGCCGCAGCAAAGGCCAAAGCGGCACCTCCAGCACCCCCGGCCAAACGACCCAACATGGCAGGCCGCAAAGCAGCTCCAGCGCCCCCACCAGCGCCCCGAGATAGCGCGGTCAGCATGAACTCGCAGGGCGATTCCTCTGGTGCAAGTGGCCGCGGCACGCCCAACAGTGTATCCAACGCCAGCCTTGCAGGTGGTCTTGCTGAAGCCCTGAGGGCACGCCAGAGCGCCATGCAGGGCAAacatgatgacgacgatgactgGTGATCCGCTTACACATCTTTGTCCCGTTTCTGTTATGTTattcattttctttcttctctttttgcACTTTTGTTTTAGCCATTAGACGggttttttttgtttcttgtttGGAGAGTTCTTAGAACTTCTACTATACCACTGGAGCGACCCGGACGTCTGAGAATTCATTTGTTTGGCGCTTGCATACTGGTTCGTTGTTGTGTGTTCTCCGGATAGGCGATCAATCCTTCGATCATTGTAAGTAGACTTGAGGAGGTAAAAATGCGTTCAATACCATTTCATTTCATATCTCAGCCTTATTACCAACATAAATCGTAGTGCATATTAATACATCTTCGGGCTCAAAAGACTTGAGGGCTCGTAGTATACCTGTTAGTCTACATCTGCTCATCCCATGTGTTTCATCAAAAGAAGTCCAAGAAGCGAAAAAGACCGTTCACGGCGATTCTAATCTGAAAATGCCACAATCTAAACAGTCTAGGCTGCAAACTGTCTAACGCAAATGTCTTCCAAACCACTCATGCACTACTTCTTGAAACCTCAAATGTCCTATGAATACCAATCCGCGAACCAGGCGTCGCATCCCGCTCAGGATCCTCGATCCCGCTAGCTTCGCCCCCCTCAATATCAACTGTCGAGCGCATGTTGGTCATCGGTATACCAGTAAACGGCGCGAAGATGCTCCCACTTGGGCCCCCAAGACGCTCTCTATCAATGCTATTGCTATGGCGGGATAGTGCTGAGAGACTCCTGTTTCGTCTGAGCCCGAGGCCGCTGTCAAAAGTGACAAGGGTGAGCGGCTCTGCTATGAGATTGATACCATTGGACCTGGACTTGCGGGGCCTTCTGGAGATACTGGGGTTCAAGGGACCGTTGGCGAAGGGGCTGTATTTGGTGGAGGAACGGCTGGTGAAGGTGCGGAAGAGGGGCCGGAGGGTTGCGAGGGAGCCGGCTGTTATTGAGAAACCGATTTCGATGGAGGACCAGATTGCTATCTTCGGGTTGTCAGTAGCTTTCAGAGGGGTGGAGGTTGTAATTGGCCTACTGGGATGGCTGAGTCTAATACACGATGGATGGTTAGTATATTACAAGTCAATAGTAAAGCAGGTAAGGTGGAATGTCATACATAGGAAGCCCCGATTGTGCATTTTCGTGATAAAGGGGAttcggatgatgatggcgacacTCGCACTATATATACTGTCAGCAAAAGAATGGCAAGGATGGAGGTACCAATGGGTAGAAAAGGAAGATACGCACATGCACGCAAGTCCCAGAAGGCTCGCCGCAGCAATCTTCGTCTTTCGATTCATCTGCAGGCCACGCACAAGGATAATAGGCAGTACGCCTACAGTCATATCGAATACGGCGGATGTCACGCTGAAGACATACAGCATAATCCCAATAGTGTTGACCGCGCTACACTTCCCATCCGTATCACCCTCGATCTGTGTCCACCAGAAAGAGACGGGCGAGCATTGTACCACCATAAGGATGAAAAAAACGACACCGCTGGTGACTGCGAGTGCCGTTGCTCCGTACAACACCCTCCTATGCAATGGGGACACCATCACACGGAGAAGAGATATGCACACGGATGTTTTGGCCAGgattgatgagatggcgTAAAATATATCACCGAAGAACCAGTACTGCCGGGGTTAGGCTGAGGGCATGCTAATTGCAAATGTATCCTAGTTAGAACTTACTGCCATGGCGTTGCTTCGCTGTTTGCGAGTCAACTCTGACAGATTCTTCCCTGTGCCCCAGACATAGGCGCCGATCATACACCCACAGAGCATGATGTATAATAACTGCAGAATTAGCATCCAATTAAGAAGCAATTGGATCGGGGAGAAATACCAGTGCAAGTATCATGACAAAATCATCCCAGCCAAAGGCCTTGACAATACGCAGCCGCACATAACACCGAAGGGCGACTGAAATGCTGGATAATGCCACAAAAGCTGCTGGCACGCCGCAGAGAGCAGTACTCTGgtcggccatgatgatgtAGTTGGGCCGGATTCATGCAGGTGCAGATGCGGATCCGGGGATTGCTCGATATAGTGAGGACGCAGGACATcaccaaaaaagaaaaaaaagaaggaaaagggaaagggaaagagagcCTCATAGCACACCCATTAACACATCTGTGCTTGAATGTGAAGTGGACATGAATCACGCCTTGGCATACACGCTTGCTGTAAACTTCACCTTCTGCATGTTATGGCTTCTACCAAGGTGGGTGGACCGAAATCTTATTGATAATATCTGACACTGAGACAGATCTGCACACCACTGTCTGTAAGTCGTTGTGAAGACGTCTGGGTTGAGAGCTTTGAAACTGTGGAACTGGTTGTCTCTCGACTGTTGAGGCCGTTGCGCCAGGCGAAACAGAATTTGCTAACACAGAACAAGAAGGTTCGCAGAGAATTATGCGAGATAAGGGCATCAGTTCTAATTTTGGAGGAACAGGATGGGGTTTGTGGTTGAAATTTAGAGCCGGCCGCAAGCCAACTTATATCCAAGACCCAGTCATTAACCACATTCTTCACTCCACGGTGGAAACAAGTAACAACAATCCCATGCAGAATTATTCAAATATCAGATTTCATTCGTAATCAAAGATAACTTGTATGTCCTGTTTTCAGGGTAGCTGGCTATAAAGACTGAACCCAGCACCCAAAATCATGGTATCACAGCCAAGTAACCAGCACTAGCCAGTTTACTTCAAGAACTTGCTAGCAAGACCCATCAATCCCGAGGGGCCGCCAGTGCCAGAGCTTCCACTTCCCTGGCTCTTCATGTACATCTTGAAGGCCGTCTCAGCGGCCTGGTTAACAGCAGATTGCTTGTCGCCGCCCTAAAGAAACACAATCAACCATGCGTTAGCCATCAATTCTCACAGGAATAACACCATCCGTAGGTAAATTAGGCAGGAGTATACTCACAGCCTctcccttcccattcttctcATCCCACATCTTGCTCGCCTGCGCCATCGCCAAACCAACGAAAGCGTTCTTGTCCTGTCCACCACCCGTAGCCCCGCTGCTGCCCGAGTTGAACAGTTTCAGTGCCTGCATAGCGGCACCAGCACCCAAGTCACGCGAGTCCATGTTGCCGCCCTGCTCGTAGCGCTGGTGCGAGTTCACGGCGTgctcctcgtccacgtcGTGGTCGCCGCCGGAGTTGCGCTCCTGCACGAACTTGAGGGCTTGcgagaagagggagctgTCTTCGGAGGAGTGGGTAGAGGCGTGCGAGGCCGCGCCGTTGAGGTCGAACTGGTCGCCGCCCTGGCTGTGGCCCTGGTTGTCGCCGTGGCCGGAGCCCTGGTTGAAGTGGTCCTTGACGGCGCCGGCGATGATGTTTTGGAAGGACATTTTGGTTGGAGGGTTGTTCTTTAAGGGTAGGTTTGAGATTTCAATGGATAGAATTGATGATGGATAGGAGAAGGTGAGATGGATTCCAAGTTGTTTGAGACCGGGAGGGAGTGGGTGAGCTGTCTATTTATTTGGATGTATGAgattgagggggagggggttGTGGCTACTGGTGGGCAGCTGAGAGCTGATGGATCCAGCAAGATCGAGTTTACGGGCCTCCTATTGGCTAAATTCTAGGGCTTGGCAAAGTATCTCTTCCTATCTGGGCAGCAACTAGTAGCCCCGCACAGCCACACGAGGGGAGCACTTACGTCACTTGAGCCACACTCTCACAAAGAAAATCTGCCAGTGTCAGGTAGTCAGGTACGTACTGCTATTACCTCATAGGATTCCGTACAGGTATGTTTATTCAGTGTACATAAAGTGGGTGTGGTATCTCCGCTGAAATGCTGCAAATCCCCAATGGTCGGGATAAAAAATAATGTAAATATGACAAAGGATTTAGAGAAAGTTAAAACAGGAGAAGCTCCTCATGCTCCTCGTCGCTTAGATTCCACAAGTACCTCGACCGCCGCTCTCGTTCGCTCAATAGACAgcgctcatcttcatcgaGATCTGACTCCTTAACCCACTCATTGGGCGATTGTTGCAGGCCATACTGCTGGCCCCACTGCCGTCGATCGTATTCCATGAACCCGCCAAAGTGCTCGTCCGTGTTGGCTGCCCAGATTGTGCCTCCATCGGGCGAATAGTCTGCCCCTCCAATCTCGCCAAAGAAGTCGTGCACCTGCCGGGTTTGGTATGTCTGCGCGTTCACAATAACAATCCGATCTGCTGGTTCGCACAGCAACAGGGTGCGCGGACCCCCTCCGACCGGGGAGAATCGCAGAGACCGGTAGCCTGCTACGTCGGACTCGATTTTCTCTAGTGGGCGCCACGTACGGGCGTCCCAAATAATTGCGGACTTGTCTTGGTTGCTTGTAGCGATCTGCATCATGTCCGGGGACCAGGCGCAAGCGAAGCCGAAATCGCGGTGGCCGCGGAGAGGATGAACCGGCCGGCCGGTATCCGCTTCGACGACCCAGGCATCTGGGGAGTCACCGATAATGACACGTAGACGGCCATCCGGTGAGGTAGAAGTACAATTGACCGCGTGCGTCAGCGCATGGTCGCTAAGAAAGGTGTTTGTTTCGCAGTCTAACGTCCGTACGTGCTGGTCGTTTGAAGCAAAAACCCCGATTGGCGCGCGGTTCGTGCGACTTGGGATTATATCAATGTGGTTTGTGATTCCGTTCCGGTTTGTCGTAACATAGCCCTCTATCCCCTTGTCGTTGGCACCCATCGCCCGTATAGCATACTCTCCGAAAAAGCCTCCGGCGATGGAAACGCCTACAGCTGTTTTCGCTGTGGATATCTTCACCGGACCTTGAAACCCAGTCTCGACCGCAGGCACTGACAAATCAATCAAACATTGTAAATCATTATATGACGGAACCCACGAATACAACTTCGATTCATGGGCGAAATGAACAGTGTTGTACGCGGGAACGGACATCAGGTTGCGCAGCTGGAAGTGCTCGATTGTTGCCTTATGTCCCGTGTACATGGTTTTTCCTTGAAAGTAAAACTCCTCCTCTGGGAGTCGGGCTCCTGATCGCTGCCGAGGGTACTGGAGATTATGGTACGATGTATACCACTCGTCGCGCAAATGACGAGCATCGGCGCGCTTGACTCGTAACTTGTCCCACCAGGGGATCTGTTGAATATCATAAAAGTCCCCAGTATGGCCGCTGGGTCGAGTGATTTTCCCCGGTGGCGCCCACCGGATGATGCTGGATAAAGGATTCTGAGGCAGGACTGGCGGTGTAAACCCCAGCATTGGTATGGAAGCGGTAGATGAGTGGTAAAGCCATTGTGATATAAACTGAGCTATATCAAAGTTTCTCTCATGTGCTGCCGTCGAAGGTTAGCAACCAAACAAGACAAATACGATGGATACATACTAGTTCCATGTATGACAGAGTCCGCGAAGTGGGGATCCGCTGTCGGATCACCGTTaacatcatcaagatcaGAGAAGGAATTTGCGTGTTCCTCATAACTAGAAGGAGGGTCGACCCCAGATTCTTGGGAGCCGTATGTATAATCCGGCGGACGATAGAAATCGTCCAGATCGACCTCCGATACATGCGAACGACCGTCATCGTCAGAGGTATGATGAGAATCGGCATCATAATCACtgccgtcgccgccgtcCAAGTAGAACTTTCGAgtatcatcctcatcctccagtgTAGCAAATGATATCGGTTCCCGCTGAGATGTATATGGCGGCTGGGGTTCCATGTCCAAATCCGTTTCACTGTCTTCGTCGGTGCCTTCCGAGGCCCCGATATAGTCGCGTAGAGAGCCAGCATCATAGACAAACTGGTTAACAAACCCAGTCGATCCCATCTGATTCATCTGGTAATCGTCCAGAGGTACTCCACCCACTTCCGATAGCGCATCGGTCATCTCCGAATCGGACATGTACAGTTCCATCGGCGGGGAGGTATGAGTTTCCGGGATTTCCAGGCCAGACGATGTGGTCTGGTGGCGAAAGAAGTCCCCCGGCTCAATAACCGCATTGACTATTTCAGATACTTGGATACTCGtcctgttgttggtggcgTCTGGATAATGAGGCACCGACATAAAGGCGGGGAGCGCCTCGCCAGAGTAGGGGTTCTGAAAAGATGATGAGGTAGTATCAAAGCCATCCCCGGTGGGCTGCTCCAGACGATGCCGCTCTATGAGATTAGCGGCATCAGAACCAGCAGGATGGCCTTCGTTCTCCGCTGCCATGTCTTGAGGATGGGACCGAGAAGGACCCTCGAAGGGCAAGGGTTCAGGCTGAGAGGGTAATCCCAGACCGTCGCATGATGACGAATCTGCTAATGGTGTCGCCCGATCACCCGAATGTTGGCCCGACGGGTTGGAAGAAAACGACCAGAGGTGGGATGCGGACGCTGAAGAAGGCTGAAAAGCAGGCTCACGCTGACCAGGCATTCCGGCCGCCGAGCGCAGCGCTTGGCTGCTGCCGACGAAAGGAACAGACTACCTCAAAGAGCCTTGCACAACGCACAACGCGcggggaaaggaaaagcGAGCTGGCGCCCGAGTGATAAGGCAGATGAAGGGTACACGAGGTGGGCGAGAGAGACACAGCGTGATTGGCACCGAGGGTCGTCCACGTTGCCTCGTTTAGGAGCAAGAATCTTCTTGGCTATGCAACAACCGTTGTCCACCCCGCAGCCTGTCTTCCATCACCGCCCCCACACGAGGGAAGCGCAAGAATACTGACTTTGGGGGTCGCAAACAAAAGTTGAGCTGGCGACTGGACGAATACGCGATGCTGCGGCTCTAGAAATTTGGTCTCGAAAGAGGAGGCGTGGCCTGCTCGGGGATGTTGGCAGCGCAGCCCAAT
Above is a window of Aspergillus puulaauensis MK2 DNA, chromosome 2, nearly complete sequence DNA encoding:
- a CDS encoding WD40 repeat domain-containing protein (COG:S;~EggNog:ENOG410PJES;~InterPro:IPR015943,IPR001680,IPR036322,IPR017986, IPR019775;~go_function: GO:0005515 - protein binding [Evidence IEA]), with amino-acid sequence MPGQREPAFQPSSASASHLWSFSSNPSGQHSGDRATPLADSSSCDGLGLPSQPEPLPFEGPSRSHPQDMAAENEGHPAGSDAANLIERHRLEQPTGDGFDTTSSSFQNPYSGEALPAFMSVPHYPDATNNRTSIQVSEIVNAVIEPGDFFRHQTTSSGLEIPETHTSPPMELYMSDSEMTDALSEVGGVPLDDYQMNQMGSTGFVNQFVYDAGSLRDYIGASEGTDEDSETDLDMEPQPPYTSQREPISFATLEDEDDTRKFYLDGGDGSDYDADSHHTSDDDGRSHVSEVDLDDFYRPPDYTYGSQESGVDPPSSYEEHANSFSDLDDVNGDPTADPHFADSVIHGTTHERNFDIAQFISQWLYHSSTASIPMLGFTPPVLPQNPLSSIIRWAPPGKITRPSGHTGDFYDIQQIPWWDKLRVKRADARHLRDEWYTSYHNLQYPRQRSGARLPEEEFYFQGKTMYTGHKATIEHFQLRNLMSVPAYNTVHFAHESKLYSWVPSYNDLQCLIDLSVPAVETGFQGPVKISTAKTAVGVSIAGGFFGEYAIRAMGANDKGIEGYVTTNRNGITNHIDIIPSRTNRAPIGVFASNDQHVRTLDCETNTFLSDHALTHAVNCTSTSPDGRLRVIIGDSPDAWVVEADTGRPVHPLRGHRDFGFACAWSPDMMQIATSNQDKSAIIWDARTWRPLEKIESDVAGYRSLRFSPVGGGPRTLLLCEPADRIVIVNAQTYQTRQVHDFFGEIGGADYSPDGGTIWAANTDEHFGGFMEYDRRQWGQQYGLQQSPNEWVKESDLDEDERCLLSERERRSRYLWNLSDEEHEELLLF
- a CDS encoding uncharacterized protein (COG:S;~EggNog:ENOG410PRYB); translation: MSFQNIIAGAVKDHFNQGSGHGDNQGHSQGGDQFDLNGAASHASTHSSEDSSLFSQALKFVQERNSGGDHDVDEEHAVNSHQRYEQGGNMDSRDLGAGAAMQALKLFNSGSSGATGGGQDKNAFVGLAMAQASKMWDEKNGKGEAGGDKQSAVNQAAETAFKMYMKSQGSGSSGTGGPSGLMGLASKFLK
- a CDS encoding putative PTH11-like integral membrane protein (COG:S;~EggNog:ENOG410PNYD;~TransMembrane:7 (o12-29i41-64o84-108i120-148o168-191i203-226o238-261i)) is translated as MADQSTALCGVPAAFVALSSISVALRCYVRLRIVKAFGWDDFVMILALLLYIMLCGCMIGAYVWGTGKNLSELTRKQRSNAMAYWFFGDIFYAISSILAKTSVCISLLRVMVSPLHRRVLYGATALAVTSGVVFFILMVVQCSPVSFWWTQIEGDTDGKCSAVNTIGIMLYVFSVTSAVFDMTVGVLPIILVRGLQMNRKTKIAAASLLGLACIASVAIIIRIPFITKMHNRGFLYSAIPIAIWSSIEIGFSITAGSLATLRPLFRTFTSRSSTKYSPFANGPLNPSISRRPRKSRSNGINLIAEPLTLVTFDSGLGLRRNRSLSALSRHSNSIDRERLGGPSGSIFAPFTGIPMTNMRSTVDIEGGEASGIEDPERDATPGSRIGIHRTFEVSRSSA